In Humulus lupulus chromosome 7, drHumLupu1.1, whole genome shotgun sequence, the following are encoded in one genomic region:
- the LOC133788751 gene encoding pathogenesis-related protein 1-like: MGFYRVSLSLIICIIGVVAMLEPCSGQDSPQDYLDVHNWARAEVGVRPMEWDETVAAYAQEYANQRSGDCSLFHSGGNYGENLAWGSGDLSAADAVWMWVEEKSIYDYDSNTCLGENPWDCLHYTQVVWRDSTRLGCAKVWCDVGGTFIICSYDPPGNFNGQRPFANLAKAI; this comes from the coding sequence ATGGGTTTCTATAGAGTTTCATTGTCACTCATAATTTGCATCATAGGCGTAGTAGCCATGCTAGAGCCGTGTAGTGGCCAAGACTCCCCTCAAGACTACCTTGACGTCCACAACTGGGCCCGTGCTGAGGTGGGTGTCAGGCCTATGGAGTGGGACGAAACCGTGGCAGCCTACGCACAGGAATACGCCAACCAACGGAGTGGAGACTGTAGTCTCTTCCACTCCGGTGGGAACTACGGGGAGAACCTTGCGTGGGGCAGTGGTGACTTATCAGCCGCCGATGCTGTGTGGATGTGGGTGGAAGAGAAGAGCATCTATGATTACGACTCCAACACCTGCCTTGGTGAAAATCCTTGGGATTGCCTTCACTATACTCAGGTGGTGTGGCGTGACTCTACTCGCCTAGGCTGTGCTAAGGTTTGGTGTGACGTTGGTGGCACCTTCATCATTTGCAGCTATGATCCCCCAGGCAACTTTAATGGCCAGCGACCTTTTGCAAATCTAGCTAAAGCCATCTAA